Proteins from one Pontibacter korlensis genomic window:
- a CDS encoding acyl-CoA dehydrogenase family protein, with amino-acid sequence MAYESSGAPDYYNIDDLLTEEHKLIRQTMRDFVKREISPSVEQWAQDAHFPSEIVKKFGDVGAFGPTIPTEYGGGGLDYISYGIIMQEIERGDSGMRSTASVQGSLVMYPIYKYGSEEQRKKYLPKLASGEWLGCFGLTEPDFGSNPGGMATNIKDMGDHYLLNGAKMWISNSPECQVAVVWAKNEEGRIKGLIVERGMEGFSTPEIHNKWSLRASCTGELVFDNVKVPKENLLPNIDGLKGPLGCLDSARYGISWGAIGAAIDCYESARKYSVERIQFDKPIGAFQLTQKKLAEMLTEITKAQLLAWRLGTLMNEGKATTQQISMAKRNNVDMALHIAREARQIHGGMGITGEYPIMRHMMNLESVITYEGTNDIHLLITGADITGIPAFK; translated from the coding sequence ATGGCCTACGAATCATCTGGTGCGCCGGATTACTATAACATCGACGACCTGTTAACCGAAGAGCACAAGCTTATACGGCAGACCATGCGCGACTTTGTGAAGCGCGAGATTTCTCCAAGTGTTGAACAGTGGGCACAGGATGCTCATTTCCCATCAGAAATAGTAAAGAAGTTTGGGGATGTAGGTGCTTTTGGCCCAACTATACCAACAGAGTATGGTGGCGGTGGCCTCGATTATATCAGCTACGGCATCATTATGCAGGAGATAGAGCGTGGCGATTCTGGTATGCGTTCTACGGCCTCGGTGCAAGGCTCTTTGGTGATGTACCCTATTTACAAGTATGGTTCAGAGGAGCAGCGCAAAAAATACTTGCCTAAGCTTGCAAGCGGCGAGTGGCTAGGTTGCTTTGGGCTTACAGAACCTGATTTTGGCTCTAACCCGGGTGGCATGGCTACTAATATAAAAGACATGGGCGACCATTACCTGCTTAACGGCGCTAAGATGTGGATCTCTAACTCTCCAGAGTGCCAGGTAGCGGTAGTGTGGGCAAAGAATGAGGAAGGCCGCATCAAGGGCCTGATCGTGGAACGCGGCATGGAAGGTTTCTCTACCCCGGAGATTCACAACAAATGGAGCTTACGCGCCAGCTGTACCGGAGAACTGGTGTTTGATAACGTGAAGGTGCCAAAAGAAAACCTGCTGCCAAACATCGATGGTTTGAAAGGACCGCTTGGCTGTCTGGACTCTGCCCGTTACGGTATTTCTTGGGGAGCCATTGGTGCCGCTATCGACTGTTACGAGTCGGCCAGGAAGTATAGTGTGGAGCGTATCCAGTTTGATAAGCCTATTGGTGCTTTCCAGCTCACACAGAAGAAGCTGGCTGAGATGCTGACCGAGATTACGAAAGCGCAGTTGTTGGCCTGGCGCCTAGGCACCTTGATGAACGAGGGCAAAGCAACCACGCAGCAAATTTCTATGGCCAAGCGCAACAACGTGGACATGGCCCTGCACATTGCTCGTGAGGCACGCCAGATTCATGGTGGTATGGGTATCACAGGCGAGTACCCGATCATGCGCCACATGATGAACCTGGAGTCCGTGATTACCTATGAGGGTACAAACGACATTCACCTGCTGATAACAGGTGCGGATATTACGGGAATCCCAGCTTTTAAATAG
- a CDS encoding RNA polymerase sigma factor has product MHDKEKLFQEIVRENRDRLYRICRACIPDHDDANDLYQEVLVKVWLNLHTFRGDAKLSTWLYRFALNTAILHRKQRSKHVTLLPQHSMGFPDAAAETAHKQEQEVLLQQLHYCISCLEKQDRLIISLVLEEVSYKEIAEVLGLTVNYVGVKINRIKQKLAVLMEQQVTQETFKESRNEL; this is encoded by the coding sequence ATGCACGATAAGGAAAAGTTATTCCAGGAGATCGTGCGGGAGAACCGGGACAGGCTGTATCGTATTTGTCGCGCCTGTATACCCGACCACGATGATGCCAACGACCTGTACCAGGAGGTGTTGGTAAAAGTGTGGTTGAACCTGCACACTTTCCGTGGAGATGCAAAACTGAGCACCTGGCTTTATCGCTTTGCCTTGAACACTGCCATACTTCACCGGAAGCAGCGGAGCAAACATGTTACTTTACTACCGCAACATAGTATGGGATTTCCCGATGCAGCTGCCGAAACAGCTCATAAGCAAGAGCAGGAGGTGCTATTACAACAGCTGCACTACTGCATCAGCTGTCTCGAAAAGCAGGACCGGCTCATTATTTCGCTGGTGCTGGAGGAGGTGTCTTATAAAGAAATTGCAGAGGTGCTGGGGCTAACGGTAAACTATGTGGGGGTAAAGATAAATCGCATCAAACAGAAGCTGGCAGTGCTCATGGAGCAGCAGGTTACCCAGGAGACATTCAAAGAAAGCAGGAACGAACTATGA
- a CDS encoding phospholipase D-like domain-containing protein — MHPHQQKITSHAFFSPGDDCLNAIIECIDDAQESIKICVFTISDNRITEAVIRAYKHGKRIKIITDNDKLYDAGSDIRELAAHGLEVRTDKARSHMHHKFAIFDEARVLTGSYNWTRNAAMHNHENVLVTDNFSIVQDYSQEFDKLWKSMMTYNFGGKSRDELGQEEE; from the coding sequence ATGCATCCTCACCAGCAAAAAATTACGAGCCACGCCTTCTTTAGCCCCGGCGACGATTGCCTCAACGCCATTATAGAATGTATAGATGATGCGCAGGAAAGTATAAAGATTTGCGTATTTACGATCAGTGACAACCGTATTACAGAGGCTGTTATTCGGGCCTACAAGCACGGCAAACGTATAAAAATCATCACCGATAACGATAAGCTCTATGACGCCGGCTCTGACATAAGAGAACTAGCAGCTCACGGCCTGGAAGTTCGGACTGATAAAGCGCGTAGCCACATGCACCACAAATTTGCTATTTTCGATGAGGCCCGCGTGCTTACTGGTAGCTACAACTGGACCCGCAACGCTGCTATGCACAACCACGAGAATGTACTCGTAACCGATAACTTCAGCATTGTGCAGGACTATAGCCAAGAGTTCGACAAACTTTGGAAAAGCATGATGACATATAACTTTGGAGGTAAAAGCAGGGATGAGCTTGGGCAGGAAGAGGAGTAA
- the ruvB gene encoding Holliday junction branch migration DNA helicase RuvB: MREDYLTGENEYMTPAERDIDKALRPLSFRDFTGQDKVVENLKIFVLAAKRRGEALDHVLLHGPPGLGKTTLSHIIASELDAGIKMTSGPVLDKPSDLAGLLTNLEANDVLFIDEIHRLNPVVEEYLYSAMEDYKIDIMLDSGPNARSVQISLNPFTLIGATTRSGLLTAPLRARFSINSRLEYYDAALLTSIVKRSSTLLGAPIHEDAAFEIARRSRGTPRIANNLLRRTRDFAQVKGDGTITVEIARFALNALDVDQNGLDDMDNRILMTIIDKFKGGPVGITTIATACGEESETIEEVYEPFLIQEGYIKRTARGREATEMAYRHLGKIPPQEIASGGLFNQPE, from the coding sequence ATGAGAGAAGATTATCTCACCGGCGAAAATGAATATATGACGCCTGCCGAACGCGACATAGACAAGGCGCTCCGACCACTAAGCTTCCGCGATTTTACCGGTCAGGATAAGGTGGTTGAGAACCTTAAAATATTTGTGTTGGCAGCCAAGCGTCGTGGCGAGGCATTGGACCACGTGCTGCTGCATGGACCTCCGGGCTTGGGTAAGACCACACTTTCGCACATTATTGCCTCAGAGCTGGATGCAGGCATCAAAATGACCTCAGGTCCGGTTCTGGACAAGCCTAGCGATTTGGCGGGCTTACTTACTAACCTGGAGGCAAACGATGTATTGTTTATTGACGAGATTCACCGCCTGAACCCAGTTGTGGAAGAGTATCTGTACTCGGCTATGGAGGATTACAAGATCGATATTATGCTCGATTCTGGTCCGAATGCCCGTTCTGTACAGATTAGTCTGAATCCGTTTACGTTGATTGGCGCTACTACACGCTCAGGCTTACTTACGGCACCTCTACGTGCACGTTTCAGCATTAACTCGCGCTTAGAGTACTACGATGCCGCACTTTTAACTTCTATTGTGAAGCGCTCGTCGACGTTACTAGGTGCACCTATACATGAGGATGCTGCTTTTGAAATTGCCCGCCGTAGCCGTGGTACACCGCGTATTGCCAACAACCTGCTGCGCCGTACCCGCGACTTTGCCCAGGTAAAAGGTGATGGTACTATTACGGTAGAGATTGCAAGATTCGCTCTGAACGCGCTGGACGTAGACCAAAACGGCCTTGACGATATGGATAACCGTATCCTGATGACCATTATCGATAAGTTTAAAGGTGGTCCGGTAGGTATAACTACTATTGCCACAGCATGCGGCGAAGAGTCAGAAACAATTGAGGAAGTATATGAGCCGTTCCTGATTCAGGAGGGTTATATAAAGCGTACTGCCCGTGGCCGTGAGGCTACAGAAATGGCTTACCGACACCTGGGCAAGATTCCCCCACAGGAGATTGCCTCTGGTGGCTTATTTAACCAGCCAGAATAA
- the queG gene encoding tRNA epoxyqueuosine(34) reductase QueG, which yields MSKEKYTYLIKKKAKELGFMFCGISKAEFLEEEAPRLERWLNQNMHGQMRYMENHFDKRLDPRLLVDGAKSVVSLLLNYYPDKENQQQEEDTYKISKYAYGTDYHFVIKDKLKTLLNYINEEIGEVGGRCFVDSAPVMDKAWAKKGGLGWVGKNSNLITPQVGSFYFIAELIIDLELEYDGPIKDYCGSCTRCLDACPTGAITEPYVVDGSKCISYFTIELKDQLPQEMNGKFGNWVFGCDICQDVCPWNRFSKPHNEPAFSAHPQLKELKTRDWQELTHEVFSQLFKKSAVKRTGYNGLMRNISFVQDNPEEE from the coding sequence TTGAGTAAAGAAAAGTATACATACCTGATCAAGAAGAAGGCGAAGGAGCTGGGCTTTATGTTCTGCGGCATCTCTAAAGCAGAGTTTCTGGAGGAGGAGGCGCCAAGGCTGGAGCGATGGCTGAACCAGAACATGCATGGGCAGATGCGCTACATGGAGAACCACTTCGATAAACGCCTGGACCCGCGCCTGCTTGTGGACGGAGCCAAGTCGGTAGTGTCGCTGCTACTCAATTATTATCCTGATAAAGAAAACCAGCAGCAAGAGGAGGATACTTACAAGATATCCAAATATGCCTATGGCACCGATTACCACTTTGTGATAAAGGATAAGCTGAAAACGCTTCTAAACTATATCAACGAGGAGATTGGGGAGGTGGGGGGCCGTTGCTTTGTAGACTCAGCCCCCGTAATGGATAAAGCCTGGGCCAAAAAAGGAGGCTTAGGCTGGGTTGGTAAGAACTCAAACCTGATAACACCACAGGTAGGTAGTTTCTACTTTATTGCTGAGCTCATCATAGATCTTGAGCTGGAGTATGACGGGCCTATAAAAGACTACTGCGGCTCTTGTACCCGCTGCCTGGATGCCTGCCCAACAGGTGCTATTACAGAACCTTACGTGGTGGATGGTAGCAAGTGCATTTCTTACTTTACCATAGAGCTAAAGGACCAGCTGCCACAGGAAATGAACGGCAAGTTCGGGAATTGGGTATTCGGCTGCGATATTTGCCAGGATGTGTGTCCCTGGAACCGCTTCAGCAAACCACATAACGAACCAGCCTTTTCAGCGCACCCGCAGCTAAAGGAACTAAAAACCCGCGATTGGCAGGAATTGACACACGAAGTCTTCTCGCAGCTGTTCAAAAAATCAGCTGTGAAGCGCACCGGCTATAATGGCCTGATGCGCAACATTAGCTTTGTGCAAGACAACCCGGAAGAAGAATAA